The Acidianus manzaensis genome has a window encoding:
- a CDS encoding MMPL family transporter, translating into MNSKFAKFVSKKWYLIIIVWIIILAVSAPLSSLFFNSVSYQITITTPGSTAAKAENIVSNYFHLRNTGEAGAILILKGNVTPYSLYLSNLTKYGNITITSFFTLEKGILNSTLYSLVNSTNKLNESITNISIDENKLNLNLSKQYTNLTESITKLQELSNGTKEVQSKFINVSNQINDTAKQLEDLHYSMQQNLTAFEKISSGERIVNSSARNESLFLFGYPSEFLEIFTKYYEETHNFTYSSEEAYELVNSSITENSIKEYFNLFYDNWLNQNITNYIQRAENAVIYSANELIKENILNSTFTEPLLHYINITNFENETPYEEFTVYFMNETYHVPLQLSQELYNIPAENVLLQLYSNKTGLPQSFLQEVLNTTSDFTKLSYQLISEKVKNNATEFNFITQVYNNLTESPYIFAVNYISKTYNVNESIVEEVSNFTSYSQFVNYISSQASEKSHLPQWVFSELIYKDNVSNITAYIISTKIGQLDPLLNASHITPKDFALQLENISKYGIYNLSASLIVNYAKFPATLSVNRTQLINAIDLTYNSSIDTLVTNLISKNEFPVQPISNITDQLYTHNLYLIVMTGNFTYNEAKEFQSYISSKINLTNYLTGSKPVSHQLEGIASKAFSVAIPVGIILAILLTGIYFRSFVAALVPLGIYASAFLAASALIYGVVIKLLGITVDFLTPSQVLLLALGLGTDYVVFISSRYIEERKAGKSKDEAVNEAIVWGGKAVTLTALVVMLSFLFLYIYNVPLVSDTSISEMLAVIVVWLSATTLFTSILRKAGDKLFFPAKFNVNKNDKTKPIRKPGLKVVVLTSIVIIFAFIAVTTPLSMNILGLLPASQATSAVNLLDQQFTSNNIFPICLVVNETNGGNFTYQDYQYAVNIYHNLTSLPGVTSVESPVSPYGGLISYNNLSEYNYTEYVSHGYMLFLVNQKYQPFSPQSFNIVQKIENMKIGYVGGGPVDAYNILHFVESDFFEIVLLIGITMYIILVILTRSFSIAGVIIFTIFSAVALTLGLEKLIFTSIGFSIFAIVPLFLVAIIIGIGMDYNIFLISRIHEELEKGNDMEIAVGKTVKSIGKTIIFLGLIFAGTMGSLMLVNAAILQEIGFALSVAAILETSLLWYYLAPSLLVLLFKKFKTRPKMII; encoded by the coding sequence ATGAATTCCAAGTTTGCAAAATTTGTATCTAAAAAATGGTACTTGATAATAATAGTCTGGATAATAATTTTAGCAGTTTCTGCACCTTTATCTTCACTCTTTTTTAACTCAGTAAGCTATCAAATTACTATTACTACTCCAGGTAGTACAGCAGCTAAGGCAGAAAATATAGTTTCAAATTACTTTCATTTAAGGAATACAGGCGAAGCAGGGGCAATACTAATTCTAAAAGGAAATGTAACACCTTATTCCCTATATTTATCAAATTTAACTAAATATGGAAATATTACAATAACTAGCTTCTTTACATTAGAAAAGGGAATCTTAAATAGTACATTATACTCATTAGTTAATTCTACGAATAAATTAAATGAAAGTATTACAAACATTAGCATTGACGAGAATAAACTAAATCTTAATCTAAGCAAACAATATACAAACTTAACAGAAAGCATAACTAAACTTCAAGAGTTAAGTAACGGAACTAAGGAAGTTCAATCTAAATTCATAAACGTAAGTAATCAGATAAACGATACAGCAAAACAGTTAGAAGACTTACATTACTCTATGCAACAAAATCTCACTGCATTTGAAAAAATCTCATCAGGAGAAAGAATTGTAAATTCCTCAGCAAGAAACGAATCATTATTCCTTTTCGGTTATCCTTCGGAATTTTTAGAAATATTCACTAAGTACTATGAAGAGACGCATAACTTCACTTACTCTAGCGAAGAAGCTTACGAACTAGTAAATTCCAGCATCACAGAAAATAGTATAAAAGAATATTTTAATCTATTTTATGATAATTGGCTAAATCAAAATATAACTAATTATATTCAAAGAGCAGAAAATGCAGTAATCTATTCAGCAAACGAATTAATTAAAGAAAATATACTCAACTCAACCTTCACTGAGCCTCTTCTGCATTACATAAATATAACTAATTTTGAAAACGAAACTCCTTATGAAGAATTTACTGTATATTTCATGAATGAAACCTATCATGTACCTTTACAGTTATCTCAAGAATTATATAACATACCAGCTGAGAATGTCCTTTTGCAATTATACTCTAACAAGACTGGATTACCTCAAAGCTTCCTTCAAGAAGTTTTGAATACTACTTCAGATTTCACTAAATTATCATATCAATTAATATCGGAAAAAGTTAAAAATAATGCTACAGAATTCAATTTCATTACGCAAGTATATAATAACTTAACTGAATCACCATATATTTTTGCCGTAAATTATATTAGTAAAACGTATAACGTAAACGAGAGCATAGTAGAAGAAGTAAGTAACTTTACCTCATATTCTCAATTTGTAAACTATATTTCATCCCAAGCTTCTGAAAAGTCTCATTTACCACAATGGGTATTCTCAGAATTAATCTACAAGGATAATGTCTCCAACATCACAGCATATATTATATCGACTAAGATAGGTCAACTAGATCCTTTACTTAATGCTTCCCATATTACTCCTAAAGATTTCGCTTTACAATTAGAAAATATTTCTAAATACGGAATATATAACTTATCAGCTTCTTTAATAGTAAATTACGCTAAATTCCCAGCAACACTATCAGTCAATAGAACACAACTGATAAATGCAATAGACCTAACTTACAATTCCAGCATAGATACGTTAGTTACAAATTTAATATCTAAAAACGAATTTCCTGTCCAACCAATATCTAATATAACAGACCAGCTATACACGCATAACCTATACTTAATAGTCATGACTGGTAACTTCACCTATAATGAAGCCAAAGAATTTCAATCATATATTTCATCAAAAATTAACTTAACAAACTACTTAACTGGAAGCAAACCAGTAAGTCACCAGCTTGAAGGAATAGCTAGCAAAGCATTCTCAGTTGCAATACCAGTTGGAATAATTCTTGCAATACTCTTAACTGGTATTTACTTTAGGTCTTTCGTTGCAGCTTTAGTCCCATTAGGGATCTATGCTTCAGCATTCCTAGCAGCATCAGCATTAATATATGGAGTTGTAATAAAGCTCCTAGGAATAACAGTAGATTTCTTAACACCAAGCCAAGTACTTCTATTAGCTTTAGGTTTAGGTACAGACTATGTAGTTTTCATTTCAAGTAGATATATTGAAGAAAGAAAAGCAGGAAAGAGTAAAGATGAAGCAGTAAACGAAGCTATAGTATGGGGAGGAAAAGCAGTTACTTTAACTGCATTAGTTGTAATGCTATCATTCCTATTCCTCTACATCTACAATGTGCCCTTAGTTTCCGATACATCTATTTCAGAAATGTTAGCAGTGATAGTAGTATGGCTATCAGCAACAACTCTATTTACTTCAATCTTAAGGAAAGCTGGAGATAAACTATTCTTCCCAGCAAAATTTAACGTAAATAAGAATGACAAAACAAAACCAATTAGAAAACCTGGACTTAAAGTAGTAGTATTAACTAGTATAGTAATAATATTCGCATTTATAGCAGTTACTACTCCATTAAGTATGAATATTCTAGGATTATTACCTGCATCTCAAGCTACTTCAGCTGTAAATTTATTGGATCAGCAGTTTACCAGTAATAATATATTTCCAATATGCCTTGTAGTCAATGAAACTAACGGAGGAAATTTCACTTATCAAGATTACCAATACGCAGTAAATATATATCATAATCTAACTTCATTACCTGGAGTTACTTCTGTTGAATCACCAGTATCGCCTTATGGAGGACTAATTTCGTACAATAACCTTTCAGAATATAATTATACTGAATACGTTTCTCATGGATATATGCTATTCTTAGTTAATCAAAAATATCAACCATTCTCTCCACAGTCCTTTAATATAGTTCAAAAAATTGAAAATATGAAAATTGGATATGTAGGTGGAGGTCCAGTAGACGCTTATAATATCCTTCACTTCGTAGAATCTGATTTCTTCGAAATAGTTTTACTAATAGGCATAACAATGTATATTATTTTAGTAATATTAACTAGATCTTTCTCAATTGCAGGAGTTATTATATTTACAATATTCTCTGCTGTAGCATTAACTTTAGGATTAGAAAAATTAATATTCACTTCTATAGGATTTTCAATATTTGCTATAGTCCCATTATTCCTTGTTGCTATAATAATCGGAATAGGAATGGATTACAACATATTCCTGATTTCAAGAATTCATGAAGAGTTAGAAAAAGGAAACGATATGGAAATCGCAGTAGGTAAAACAGTTAAAAGTATAGGAAAGACAATAATATTCCTTGGATTAATATTTGCCGGAACTATGGGTTCATTAATGTTAGTAAATGCCGCAATATTACAAGAAATAGGATTTGCATTATCCGTTGCAGCAATTTTAGAGACTTCACTTCTTTGGTATTATTTAGCTCCATCACTGCTTGTATTACTATTCAAAAAATTCAAAACAAGACCAAAAATGATAATATAA
- a CDS encoding ABC transporter permease — protein MEKIILYEIRRAIARKKVITLVAITFLFEIGIYLALAEFRTPRVEALLKPIEDLIWLAGVLLPQSLLIHFISISISSGAMSEEYEQGTVDFFMTKPITRLQFLIGKFIGGYLLVASIYGLMVALALIFSEGFFGYQAELNYLWIIISSILFSTLTFFSIGFMFGEMLRRSSLAFLVSSTILIGSVIIGAVLLFVAKLTGLFFLIGIAISLPSWGATELPFLLAQSIPHASLIVQALEIFPAVPGTTIAAIAYILGYSGISVAIGFLSYLHRDIPKKVS, from the coding sequence ATAGAAAAAATAATTCTATACGAAATAAGAAGAGCTATAGCTAGAAAAAAGGTAATAACATTAGTTGCAATAACTTTTCTTTTTGAAATAGGAATTTATTTAGCTCTAGCAGAATTTAGAACTCCAAGAGTTGAAGCATTATTAAAACCAATTGAAGACTTAATTTGGCTCGCAGGAGTACTTTTACCTCAAAGTTTACTAATCCATTTTATATCAATTTCTATTTCTTCTGGAGCTATGTCAGAAGAATACGAACAAGGTACAGTAGACTTCTTCATGACTAAACCTATAACTAGATTACAGTTTTTGATAGGAAAATTCATAGGAGGTTACTTACTAGTAGCCTCAATCTATGGTTTAATGGTAGCTTTAGCTTTAATATTTTCAGAAGGATTTTTTGGATATCAAGCAGAATTAAATTACTTATGGATAATAATATCTTCCATATTATTTTCGACTTTGACATTCTTTTCTATAGGTTTTATGTTCGGAGAAATGTTAAGGAGAAGTAGCTTAGCTTTTCTAGTATCTAGCACAATACTCATTGGTTCAGTGATAATTGGAGCAGTGCTCCTATTTGTAGCAAAATTGACTGGATTATTCTTCTTGATAGGCATAGCAATCTCATTACCTTCTTGGGGTGCTACAGAATTACCTTTCCTATTAGCTCAATCAATTCCTCATGCATCTCTAATAGTTCAAGCACTAGAAATCTTCCCAGCAGTACCTGGAACAACAATAGCTGCAATTGCTTATATTTTAGGTTATTCAGGAATTTCAGTAGCTATAGGATTTCTAAGCTATTTGCATAGAGATATACCCAAAAAAGTTAGCTAA
- a CDS encoding ion channel, translating into MILSSRSIASLLILFAVVLVGVIGNYILGNSGHNFNQPMNLINAIYFTIITLSTVGYGDIVPITPIAKIFIVALIIMGMGAFLTALSSISSDLATNNIQSLSEKLEKIEEEFTRSHILLIGSGPVNVNLVTLLKDKKEKYVLLVSDKVESEKFKEEGIRVYAINVISEEELHKFHPERAKLIVVDMKNISDMIYTLVILSEIAKDTKIIAIVHDKDTEKRIQTLKKIKEIEIINPSEMIATQLLSNT; encoded by the coding sequence ATGATACTATCAAGCAGATCTATTGCATCATTGCTTATTCTTTTTGCAGTAGTTTTAGTAGGAGTTATAGGTAATTATATTCTAGGAAATTCAGGACATAATTTTAATCAACCTATGAATTTAATAAATGCAATTTATTTTACGATTATTACTTTATCTACAGTAGGTTATGGTGATATAGTTCCTATAACTCCAATTGCTAAGATTTTTATTGTGGCTCTAATTATAATGGGAATGGGAGCTTTCTTAACAGCATTAAGCAGTATTTCCAGCGATTTGGCAACGAATAATATTCAGTCATTAAGCGAAAAGCTAGAAAAAATAGAAGAGGAATTCACAAGATCTCATATTTTATTAATAGGTTCAGGTCCAGTAAACGTAAATTTAGTGACTTTACTAAAAGATAAAAAAGAAAAATATGTCTTACTAGTTTCAGATAAAGTAGAGTCAGAAAAATTCAAAGAAGAAGGAATTAGAGTTTATGCAATAAATGTAATATCAGAAGAAGAATTGCATAAATTCCATCCAGAAAGAGCTAAATTAATAGTAGTAGATATGAAGAACATTAGCGACATGATATACACTTTAGTTATACTTTCTGAAATCGCTAAAGACACAAAAATAATTGCAATAGTTCACGATAAAGATACTGAAAAAAGGATTCAAACGCTAAAGAAGATAAAAGAAATAGAAATTATTAATCCTAGTGAGATGATAGCCACACAGTTGCTTTCTAATACTTAA
- a CDS encoding ABC transporter permease, with amino-acid sequence MKTKFILAFTWFYGYSNIKRAPVYIIAYLSLPLSLLFFIYVISKGELINYGILGGLISVIVSNSISLIGDFTFMRLQLRLQDLLVATEIGPIDYIIGLTLGNFIYSLPGLILYIILGLIFKIFNIIQLIIILVILAVLLFSTTALSITLASLIRHTRHSWGISTFMSLLFTILPPLYYPFSVLPKWALDILYISPATSASVFIQGFLNLQNLNLYSIAIFIIESAILLSLPLYVMKWREN; translated from the coding sequence ATGAAGACTAAATTTATATTAGCTTTCACATGGTTTTATGGATATTCAAATATTAAAAGAGCTCCAGTATATATTATAGCTTACTTATCTTTGCCATTATCTTTACTTTTCTTTATTTACGTAATATCTAAAGGAGAACTAATAAATTACGGTATTTTAGGAGGACTAATTTCAGTAATAGTATCCAATTCTATCTCATTAATAGGAGATTTTACTTTTATGAGATTACAATTAAGATTACAAGATTTGCTAGTTGCGACTGAAATTGGACCAATAGATTATATAATAGGATTAACATTAGGCAATTTCATATACAGTTTGCCTGGGTTAATACTTTATATCATTTTAGGATTAATCTTTAAAATATTCAACATTATCCAGTTGATCATTATTTTAGTAATACTAGCTGTATTACTATTTTCTACTACTGCACTATCAATTACTTTAGCTAGCCTAATAAGGCATACTAGACATTCATGGGGCATTTCAACTTTTATGTCATTATTATTTACAATTCTACCTCCACTGTATTATCCTTTCAGCGTTTTGCCTAAATGGGCATTAGATATACTATATATTTCTCCAGCTACTTCAGCATCAGTTTTTATTCAAGGATTTCTAAATCTTCAAAATTTGAACTTATATTCTATCGCAATTTTTATCATAGAAAGTGCAATTTTACTTAGTCTTCCTCTATACGTTATGAAGTGGAGAGAGAATTAA
- a CDS encoding ABC transporter ATP-binding protein: MIQTESLTKVYKDKTIALDHLTVTLDAKVSCILGRNGAGKTTLTRILSTQLLPTSGKAYINGLDVVSEAKKVRKIISSIPQEASPMGIASPLEHLVMYLTARGFSISESMQRAKNALKEVGLYKVMDKPTDELSGGMKRKVFVAMAISSDADIVFLDEPTTGLDPISRLEVWSTIKTMSSKIVLTTHYMEEAEELCDKIAIIDKGKLVAYGSPAELLEPLKGKVRVEGLGDIRVGNMKLSYVDTNKAKELIDKGVVIKPISLEDVMILKGLYYED; this comes from the coding sequence ATGATACAGACTGAATCTTTGACTAAGGTATACAAGGATAAGACTATTGCATTAGATCATTTAACAGTTACCTTAGATGCTAAAGTTTCCTGTATTTTAGGTAGAAATGGAGCAGGAAAAACTACTTTAACCAGAATTTTATCTACTCAACTTTTACCTACAAGTGGGAAAGCTTACATAAATGGATTAGATGTAGTTTCTGAAGCAAAAAAAGTTAGAAAAATAATTTCAAGCATACCTCAAGAAGCCTCACCAATGGGAATAGCTAGTCCTTTAGAGCACTTAGTAATGTATCTAACTGCAAGAGGATTCTCTATTTCTGAATCTATGCAAAGAGCAAAGAATGCTCTAAAAGAAGTAGGATTATATAAAGTAATGGATAAACCTACTGATGAACTTTCAGGAGGAATGAAAAGGAAAGTTTTCGTTGCCATGGCTATAAGTTCTGATGCAGATATAGTATTCTTAGATGAACCTACAACCGGATTGGATCCTATATCAAGGCTAGAAGTTTGGTCTACAATAAAAACAATGAGTTCAAAAATAGTTTTGACTACACATTACATGGAAGAGGCAGAAGAATTATGCGATAAAATAGCAATAATTGATAAGGGAAAATTAGTTGCTTATGGAAGCCCTGCAGAATTGCTTGAACCTTTAAAAGGAAAAGTAAGAGTAGAAGGTTTAGGAGACATAAGAGTAGGAAATATGAAATTATCTTACGTGGATACTAATAAAGCAAAAGAATTGATTGACAAAGGAGTAGTAATAAAACCAATAAGTTTGGAAGACGTTATGATTCTAAAAGGGTTATACTATGAAGACTAA
- a CDS encoding sulfite oxidase-like oxidoreductase, producing the protein MEEKQVPPHQKYIKKFIYYAELGVPEVDINSYRLKISGLVEKNLEFNYNQLLEMIDTSYTRDFHCVTGWSVKDVYWEGVKIKKLADMAKVKSEAKWVMFYSLDGYTSVVPIEDALSEDSIIALRMQGKPLTKEQGFPARPFMPHLYGWKSAKWLTEIEFLSDYTDGYWEERGYNERGNVWEEERFKGKYGKHSPKKPIL; encoded by the coding sequence ATGGAAGAAAAACAAGTGCCACCTCATCAGAAATACATAAAAAAGTTTATCTATTATGCAGAATTAGGTGTTCCTGAAGTTGATATAAATTCATATAGGCTAAAAATTTCTGGATTAGTAGAAAAAAATTTAGAATTTAACTATAATCAATTGTTGGAAATGATAGATACGTCTTATACTAGAGATTTTCACTGTGTAACAGGTTGGAGTGTAAAAGACGTTTATTGGGAAGGAGTAAAAATAAAGAAATTAGCGGATATGGCAAAAGTGAAGAGTGAAGCAAAATGGGTAATGTTCTATTCGTTAGATGGATATACTTCAGTAGTACCTATTGAAGATGCACTCTCTGAAGATTCTATCATTGCATTAAGAATGCAAGGTAAACCTTTAACTAAAGAACAAGGATTTCCAGCTAGGCCATTTATGCCACACTTATATGGATGGAAGAGTGCTAAATGGTTAACTGAAATAGAGTTTCTGTCTGATTACACTGATGGATATTGGGAAGAGAGAGGATATAATGAAAGAGGTAATGTTTGGGAAGAAGAAAGATTTAAAGGAAAATACGGAAAGCATTCTCCTAAGAAACCAATACTTTAG
- a CDS encoding ATP-binding protein, which yields MVPLFVDRQRELEFLENKYKENRAQLIILYGRRRIGKTELIKSFMQNKKGIYHLCTKEGINDNIKRLQEKMAELTGKNYFKSLNVSLDKLLEYFVDEIGNEKVVLALDEYQYLLEIDKGINSILQLAWDEKLSKSNIFLILLGSSIGMMENEILGSKSPLYGRRTASWKLTEINFPYLKFFYPNWKIEEIIKTWSILGGIPYYLNQFNSSLTVEENLRQNVFSKGSVLYNEPLFLLREEFREQRVYLSILKAISQGYNTVSKISDYTGLDRSNLTSYLDRLIENEIVIHEIPYQAKRGWYEIKDNFFDFWFKFVYTNLDYLEIGEINKVINRIDLTEYFSFKFEKLIRELIKSGIINLPFKPDIISRYIHKGEEVDIIAEGQGKIFLGEIKWSEKVDYRPLKKKLERIMEGEEKYYGFFAKSFSYCEGLCYDIKKLDNTISEFLSKSQKNSYPKRNNSSF from the coding sequence GTGGTACCACTATTTGTCGACAGACAAAGGGAGTTAGAGTTCCTAGAAAATAAATATAAAGAAAATAGAGCTCAACTGATTATATTATATGGAAGGAGAAGAATTGGAAAAACTGAGTTAATAAAGAGTTTTATGCAAAACAAGAAGGGAATATATCACCTATGCACAAAAGAAGGAATTAATGATAATATAAAAAGACTACAAGAAAAAATGGCTGAATTAACTGGTAAAAATTACTTCAAATCTCTTAACGTTAGTCTAGATAAATTATTGGAATATTTTGTGGATGAAATTGGAAATGAAAAAGTAGTTTTAGCTCTTGACGAATATCAGTACTTATTAGAAATCGATAAAGGAATAAATTCTATACTTCAATTAGCATGGGATGAGAAATTATCTAAGAGTAATATTTTCCTTATCTTATTAGGGTCTAGTATAGGAATGATGGAAAATGAAATTTTAGGAAGTAAGTCTCCTTTATACGGAAGAAGAACGGCAAGTTGGAAATTAACTGAAATTAACTTTCCATATTTAAAATTTTTTTATCCGAACTGGAAAATAGAGGAGATTATCAAAACCTGGAGTATCTTAGGGGGAATACCATATTATCTAAATCAATTCAATTCTTCGCTTACAGTAGAGGAAAATTTAAGACAAAACGTATTTAGTAAAGGAAGCGTATTATATAATGAACCTTTATTCCTATTGAGAGAAGAATTTAGAGAGCAGAGAGTTTATCTTTCAATTTTGAAAGCAATTTCACAAGGATATAATACTGTGAGTAAAATATCAGATTATACTGGTTTAGATAGAAGTAATTTAACGTCTTACTTAGATAGATTAATAGAAAATGAAATAGTAATTCACGAGATTCCTTATCAAGCTAAAAGAGGATGGTATGAAATAAAGGATAATTTCTTTGATTTCTGGTTTAAGTTCGTTTACACTAATCTAGATTACCTGGAAATAGGGGAAATAAATAAAGTTATTAATCGCATTGATTTAACAGAATATTTTTCATTTAAATTTGAAAAACTTATTAGAGAATTAATTAAATCTGGAATAATAAATCTTCCTTTTAAACCAGATATAATTTCTAGATATATTCACAAAGGAGAAGAAGTTGATATTATTGCTGAAGGGCAAGGAAAGATATTCTTAGGAGAGATCAAATGGAGCGAAAAAGTAGACTATAGACCATTGAAGAAAAAACTTGAACGTATTATGGAAGGAGAAGAAAAATATTATGGGTTTTTTGCAAAATCATTTTCGTATTGTGAAGGATTATGTTATGATATAAAAAAATTAGATAATACAATCTCAGAATTTTTATCAAAGTCGCAAAAGAATAGCTATCCTAAACGCAACAACTCATCTTTTTAA
- the merA gene encoding mercury(II) reductase — protein sequence MKKLVIIGYGAAGFASLIKANELGVKPVLIGYGPLGGTCVNFGCVPSKKILSLGEIFHKSEKYCNCKIDFFEIFKEEKELVSKLRKSKYEDVISSYDVELIQGKAYFISPSEIKVNNQIIEAEKFIIATGSSPYIPDIKGIKETGFWTNVEALNPDRKIDSLIIIGGRAQALEFAQMYKRLGVDVAVLQRSKRLLPDWEPEISLEAKKILEDEGIIVATNLQIKEIEKCNKGKKVITDVGEVTADEILLATGRKPNVDLNLDKAGVSLNQKGGILVNDELRTTNPNIFAAGDVIGDKMLEALAGKEGTIATENALTNSHKKIDKLSVPQVIFTQPNLASVGLKEKEVENPDVRTVYMEDIAKANILNETRGFIKMITKNRKILGVHLVMENGAEVINEAALAIKMRASVDDIIDTVHIFPTMAEALRIVALAFNIDVKKMSCCV from the coding sequence ATGAAAAAGCTAGTAATAATAGGTTATGGCGCAGCAGGATTCGCATCATTAATTAAAGCGAACGAATTAGGAGTTAAACCAGTCCTAATAGGTTATGGACCGCTTGGTGGAACATGCGTAAATTTTGGATGTGTTCCATCAAAGAAAATTTTAAGCTTAGGAGAGATTTTTCATAAATCGGAAAAATATTGTAATTGTAAAATAGACTTTTTCGAGATATTTAAGGAAGAGAAGGAATTAGTATCAAAACTAAGAAAGAGCAAATACGAAGACGTAATTTCTTCTTATGATGTAGAACTCATACAAGGTAAAGCATATTTTATATCTCCTAGTGAAATAAAGGTAAATAATCAAATAATAGAAGCAGAAAAATTCATAATCGCTACTGGTTCTTCCCCTTACATTCCCGACATTAAAGGAATAAAAGAAACTGGATTTTGGACAAATGTAGAAGCGTTAAATCCTGATAGAAAAATAGATTCTTTAATAATTATAGGTGGAAGAGCTCAAGCTTTGGAATTTGCACAAATGTACAAAAGATTAGGTGTTGACGTAGCAGTACTTCAGAGGAGTAAAAGATTATTACCAGATTGGGAACCTGAAATATCTTTAGAAGCTAAAAAAATCTTAGAAGACGAAGGAATAATTGTTGCAACTAATCTACAAATAAAGGAAATTGAAAAATGCAATAAAGGAAAAAAAGTAATAACTGATGTAGGTGAAGTAACAGCTGATGAAATACTATTAGCTACTGGGAGAAAACCAAATGTTGATTTAAATCTAGATAAGGCTGGAGTTTCTCTAAATCAAAAAGGTGGAATATTAGTAAATGATGAATTAAGAACTACTAATCCGAACATTTTTGCTGCAGGAGATGTAATAGGAGATAAAATGTTAGAAGCCTTAGCAGGAAAAGAAGGTACAATAGCTACAGAAAATGCTTTGACGAATTCGCATAAGAAGATTGATAAACTTAGCGTTCCCCAAGTTATTTTTACTCAACCAAATTTAGCTTCTGTAGGATTGAAAGAAAAAGAAGTAGAAAATCCAGACGTTAGAACAGTATACATGGAAGATATAGCAAAAGCTAACATTCTTAATGAGACTAGAGGATTTATTAAGATGATAACTAAGAATAGGAAAATCCTAGGTGTCCATTTAGTAATGGAAAATGGAGCAGAAGTTATAAATGAAGCAGCATTAGCGATAAAGATGAGAGCCAGCGTTGATGATATAATAGATACTGTTCATATATTCCCCACAATGGCAGAAGCTTTAAGAATAGTAGCGCTTGCATTTAACATTGACGTTAAAAAGATGAGTTGTTGCGTTTAG
- a CDS encoding TRASH domain-containing protein has protein sequence MKLNFKLNQSNTPDKCEHCGAPLDDDAYVLDVNGEKHYFCCSHCADAWKNSENK, from the coding sequence ATGAAATTAAATTTTAAATTAAACCAATCAAACACACCAGATAAATGCGAGCATTGTGGAGCTCCATTAGATGATGACGCTTATGTATTAGACGTAAATGGAGAGAAACATTACTTCTGCTGTTCTCACTGCGCTGATGCATGGAAAAATAGTGAAAATAAATGA
- a CDS encoding ArsR/SmtB family transcription factor, giving the protein MNPLMTELESLFSALSDATRLRIVFLLLSKDEGFTVQEISKSLDKSQSLISHHLACLRNCGIVKVEKKGKFSVYVISDTHVKNIIRSAIEHSKEYSNSILSCEIIKEEKS; this is encoded by the coding sequence ATTAATCCTTTAATGACTGAGTTAGAATCGTTATTTTCTGCTTTATCTGATGCAACTAGGCTAAGAATTGTTTTTCTCTTGCTAAGTAAAGATGAAGGATTTACTGTTCAAGAAATTTCTAAGTCTTTGGATAAATCTCAATCTTTAATTTCTCATCATTTAGCATGTCTTAGAAATTGTGGAATAGTGAAAGTAGAAAAGAAAGGTAAATTTTCAGTATATGTTATTAGTGATACGCATGTAAAGAATATTATAAGAAGTGCTATTGAACATTCTAAAGAGTATAGTAATTCTATTTTGTCTTGTGAGATAATAAAAGAAGAGAAAAGCTAA